The Marivirga salinae DNA window ACTGAACGAAAAAATGAAGTATGTGCAAAAGCTCGTATTACTTCATTTAAGACCGATCCCTTTAGTCAGGGATAATATCACAGATAATGCAGTTCGAAGATTACTTTTTGAAGCAGGTGATGATATTGAAGATTTAATGACCCTTTGCCGTGCGGATGTCACCTCAAAGAACATGAATAAAGTCAAGCAATTTCGAGCTAATTTTGATAAGGTAGAGCAGAAAATGAAAGAAGTGGAGGAAAATGACCAAGTCAGGAATTTTCAACCTCCCATTAGTGGAGAAGATATCATGAAGGCTTTTGATTTATCCCCTTGCAAAGAGATTGGAATTATTAAAAGTGAAATAAAAGAGGCGATTTTGGATGGTAAAATTCAAAATAATAAGGAAGAAGCCTATGAATTTATGCTTGGCATTGGTCGAAAACTTAATTTAAAAGCTGTATAAAAAATTAATTGGCACAGTATTAGTAAACACATTAATATAAAAAAATGAATATGCGAAATTTTACTCAAAAAATAGTTCTGTCGGTTTTTGCTTTACTATTGGTATTTAATTTTGATTTAACAGCTCAAAATGAAGCTGAAATTGAAAGAGCTAAGCAGAAGTACAGTAGATCAATTAAATACAATGATTTTGCTGTTGCTAAAAATGCTATATATGATTTACTGATTTTAGAGCCAAATAATACCTCATACCTAGATTCATTGGCCTATATGTATTTTGAGTTTAATCAATTTGCATCTGCAGCTTTAGTGGGCAGGGATGCTTTGAAGAATAATCCAAATAATCAAATGATGTTGCAAATCAGTGCTAAAAGCTTGGATCAATTAGGTGCTTTGGATCAATCCTTGAAAATGTATCAAAAGCTTTATACTATTTCTGATGATGGCTTTGTATTATTTGAAGTAATTCAAAAACAATATGACCTGAAAAAATATGATGACGCTATGATTAATTCAGAGTTATTGTTGGGTAAAAGAATAGTTGAAGGCAGTCGGGTTTATGCGAAAGACCAGAATGGAAATGAAATTGAAGTTCCTTTTAAGGCCGTCATCAAAAACTTACAAGGAATGATTGCAAGAGGACAGGGAGATGAGGAATCTGCAAAAAAATACTTTAATAGTGCATTAAATTTAGCGCCAAACTACGCTTTACCAAAAGAAAATTTGAATCCTAAAGACTAATGTTTTTATTTACTAATTGATTTAAGTGGAATTAATACCCTAAACTGAAAATTATGAAACAATTTAAAATTGTATTTTTTACGGCTACTTTCTTTTTTTTAAGTAGTGCTGTATTATCTCAAAATTTAACAGGAGATAACTATGCAACTGCAAAAGCAGCTGGCAATGGAACGGTTACTTTCACTTATGTGGAAACTCCAGGATTTGTGTATAAAGATCAAAGTGGAAAATTGACAGGAGTTTGTGTTGATATCATGAATGATTTTTTACAATATGTTAGACAAAATCATGGTATTAATTTGAATGCTCGTTTTTTAGGAAATGGTAGTAGTTTTAGCGCCATGTATAATGGAGTTAAAAACAGTCAAAATGGTGTTTTCGGTTTGGGAAACATTACTGTGACAGAAGCTAGGAAAAGCGAAATTTTATTTAGTCCGCCCTTTATCACCAACTTTGCTATTTTAGTTACGCATAGTAGTGTTCCATCTTTGGAATCCATGGATGAAATACCACAAAAATTTAAGGGTTTTACAGCTTACACGGCAAAAGGAACTCTAAATGAAAAACGTATTAATAATCTAAAATCTAATTATTATCCTGAGCTGAAAATAAGCTATGTGAATTCAAGTCCTGATGTTTTGGATAAGATATTATCTGACAAGAAGTCAATGTCTTA harbors:
- a CDS encoding tetratricopeptide repeat protein; the encoded protein is MRNFTQKIVLSVFALLLVFNFDLTAQNEAEIERAKQKYSRSIKYNDFAVAKNAIYDLLILEPNNTSYLDSLAYMYFEFNQFASAALVGRDALKNNPNNQMMLQISAKSLDQLGALDQSLKMYQKLYTISDDGFVLFEVIQKQYDLKKYDDAMINSELLLGKRIVEGSRVYAKDQNGNEIEVPFKAVIKNLQGMIARGQGDEESAKKYFNSALNLAPNYALPKENLNPKD
- a CDS encoding substrate-binding periplasmic protein, encoding MKQFKIVFFTATFFFLSSAVLSQNLTGDNYATAKAAGNGTVTFTYVETPGFVYKDQSGKLTGVCVDIMNDFLQYVRQNHGINLNARFLGNGSSFSAMYNGVKNSQNGVFGLGNITVTEARKSEILFSPPFITNFAILVTHSSVPSLESMDEIPQKFKGFTAYTAKGTLNEKRINNLKSNYYPELKISYVNSSPDVLDKILSDKKSMSYLDLAFYLSAVKERKPLKRHKVGDEGSEEFAFVMPKSSDWQPIIEEFFNANGGYKNTTEYKKILVDHLGLSAVKLLDSASE